The window TCTCAACTATTCCAAGATTTTGATCAATCAGCGCTATCTTGGACTTGGGGGTTATATTTGATTCTCACTAAAAATGCATTTAAGTTGAagtaaaactataattatagaGATCTAGCAATGTttctaaacttaaaaaaaaaattaagaagaaataaaacataacaCATAATTGGAAAGGGAATCCGAAAAGAAGGAAAATGATTCCATTTGTTAAGCAGAAAGAGAGGAGAGAAGGAGATCACCCTATCCAGAAGAGGATTGACATTTTGATTACGTGTCAGAAAATTACTGGTGTAACCCAAGTTCGATTGGAGCAGATAAAAACAGAAGTGATGGAGAAAATATCTGAGGACCTGATTTGGATTTGATTTGTGTTGTGAGTAATTCCTGTCCTCTTATTAAGCTcacaaataatcaaacacaagGTGAAAAGattatcatcatcttcttcatcttcaacacACATAGATCAtccagaaaaagaaaaagaaaaaaaagagaaaactaGGGCATGGCTACCTGCAACATGGCATCAGCTGCAACTGGGATTGTTCTAACTCTGAGCTCCAACACAGCCAccacatcatcatcatcttccacCAGGACAAACTTGTCCTTCTCTCTCAAGAACCCtattactactactactactacttcTGCAGCTTCTAGAAAGCTGGTAACTGTCCGTGCCGCCAGTGATGAAGAAACACCTGCTAAGACAGAGGCGCCAGCAGAGGCTAAGGCAGCCCCTAAACCACCACCCATTGGACCTAAGAGAGGTGCAAAGGTGCGGTCTTGGAATCTGATCATGGTCTGATTTCATCATACATATAACTTGCTCAGACTCTTCTTCTTAATATTCTTCTAGGTGCGGATCCTGAGGAGGGAATCCTATTGGTTCAAGGGAGTTGGGTCTGTGGTAGCAGTTGATCAGGTAATTTGAATTTACAACTATATTAGCTCTGTTCTTTTAATGTCTATCATTTAAAACTGAGCTATTGCTGCTGCTGCATCATTAATGAATAAGCAGGATCCAAAGACAAGATACCCAGTTGTGGTTAGGTTCAACAAGGTTAACTACGCCAACGTATCCACCAACAACTATGCTTTGGACGAGGTTCAAGAACTAGACTAAAAAAGACCCTGTCTACTTTACTATTCAAATTGTTCTTCTTTTGAGTTGTGTCATTCTCTACTACTTCTTTGTAAACACCAACAGCTGTTTTTCTTCTATCAATCTCCCCCTCTTTTCCCATGTGTGCAGTAAT is drawn from Impatiens glandulifera chromosome 3, dImpGla2.1, whole genome shotgun sequence and contains these coding sequences:
- the LOC124932341 gene encoding photosystem I reaction center subunit IV, chloroplastic-like, which codes for MATCNMASAATGIVLTLSSNTATTSSSSSTRTNLSFSLKNPITTTTTTSAASRKLVTVRAASDEETPAKTEAPAEAKAAPKPPPIGPKRGAKVRILRRESYWFKGVGSVVAVDQDPKTRYPVVVRFNKVNYANVSTNNYALDEVQELD